Proteins encoded together in one Clostridium felsineum DSM 794 window:
- a CDS encoding GH39 family glycosyl hydrolase, with the protein MKKKFIGITLGLTTILSTSVALNSPAFAATTLTVDCQATLRGVTHCASGSLYGVTESKPFDITQFVAPLKPNVFTNPALAGFNHQQPIGAAIPVAGRLKNTTGKVMIRLADIFSGWPYSFKNMNDWLSKVTNVINQKKASGYSNFYGYEIWNEPDGTFKNTSVSFNDMWRQTYKLIRSLDPNAQIIGPSFSYYNHNNMNAFLSFCKANNCLPDVICWHELGGSQYISSNIRDLKSLEQTLRIPEKKMAVNEYSDSNHYAEGQPGASAPFIAKFERNKVDAACISWWWTNAPGRLGSLMASDTQKGAGWWFYKWYGDMTGNMVNVIPQNDNSNLVDGFACVDSNSKYISVLLGGVNDGTVNVNIKNIPAFIGSTATVKVEKVDWTSKDTPVNATTVVSSKGYTVSNGAINLSIPNTNNTSGYRVYISH; encoded by the coding sequence ATGAAGAAAAAATTTATTGGTATTACATTAGGCTTAACTACTATTTTATCAACAAGCGTAGCACTTAACTCCCCAGCATTTGCAGCAACCACTTTAACTGTGGACTGCCAAGCTACGCTTAGAGGGGTAACACATTGTGCTAGTGGTTCTCTTTATGGAGTTACAGAAAGTAAACCCTTTGATATTACACAATTTGTTGCACCACTAAAACCAAATGTTTTCACTAACCCAGCTTTAGCAGGCTTTAACCATCAGCAACCTATAGGCGCTGCTATTCCTGTAGCTGGAAGACTTAAAAATACCACTGGAAAAGTTATGATTAGACTAGCAGATATATTTTCTGGATGGCCTTACTCTTTTAAAAACATGAATGATTGGCTCAGTAAAGTTACTAATGTAATCAATCAAAAAAAGGCTTCAGGCTATTCAAATTTTTATGGCTATGAAATATGGAATGAACCAGATGGTACCTTTAAAAATACTAGTGTTAGCTTTAACGATATGTGGCGTCAAACTTATAAATTAATACGTTCTTTAGATCCAAATGCTCAGATTATAGGACCATCATTCTCTTACTATAATCATAATAATATGAACGCTTTCCTTAGCTTCTGCAAGGCAAATAACTGTCTCCCCGATGTAATTTGCTGGCATGAGCTTGGCGGAAGTCAATATATTTCTAGTAACATTAGAGATCTAAAATCATTAGAACAAACACTAAGAATACCAGAAAAGAAAATGGCCGTAAATGAATATAGTGATAGCAATCATTATGCAGAAGGACAACCAGGCGCATCAGCACCCTTTATTGCAAAATTCGAACGTAATAAGGTAGACGCTGCTTGTATTTCTTGGTGGTGGACAAATGCACCAGGAAGACTAGGAAGTCTTATGGCATCTGATACTCAAAAGGGTGCTGGATGGTGGTTTTATAAATGGTATGGTGATATGACAGGCAATATGGTTAATGTAATACCTCAAAATGATAACAGCAATCTGGTAGATGGCTTTGCTTGTGTTGATTCAAATTCAAAATATATAAGCGTACTTTTAGGTGGTGTTAACGATGGTACTGTTAATGTTAATATAAAAAACATACCGGCCTTCATTGGTTCTACTGCTACTGTTAAAGTAGAAAAGGTAGATTGGACTAGTAAAGATACTCCTGTAAATGCTACAACTGTAGTTTCTTCAAAAGGCTATACTGTGTCTAATGGAGCTATTAACTTATCTATACCAAACACAAACAACACCAGTGGGTATCGCGTTTATATATCTCATTAA